The Edaphobacter flagellatus sequence CTCTGCCTCAGCCGCCTGCTGCATGCGTGCCGTCAGCCTTTGCTCCAGTTCGCTTGGGCGCCCCTCCAGAAACAGCTGCACATCCCTCACGGCCTGCCGGTACTCCTCTGGAGTCGTAAAACCCTCCACACAAGGCCCCAGGCAGCGCTTGATGTAATACTGCAGGCACGCACGCGGGTGATAACGCGACAGATCGACCTTGCAACTGGGGATCAGAAAACTCCGATGGATCAGGTCCACCAGCCTGTACGCCAGGTTCCCCGGGAAATACGGCCCGAAGTATGCGCTGCCATCCTTGCGCAGTCTGCGCGTCACAAAGACCTTCGGATACCGGTCTCCCATCGTCAGCTTGATATAGGGATACGTCTTGTCATCGCGCAGCAGAATATTGAATCGTGGCTTGCGCTGCTTGATCAGGTTATTTTCCAGCGCCAGTGCTTCATGCTCGTTCGCCACCGTGATGTAGTCCACATCCACGGCCTCGCGCATCAGCGTGCCCGTCTTCGCGTTCGCCTGCGATGCCTCCAGAAAATACGACCTCACCCGCGCGCGCAGGTTCTTCGCCTTGCCGACGTAGATCACCTCGCCCTCGGCGTTCTTGTAGAGGTAACAACCGGGGGAGGTAGGGAGGGTTCGAATTTTCTCGTAAAGATCCATTGGAAGCTGACTTGCTCGAAGCTTTTCTCCCGCAGCGAAGTCCTGCTGCACGAGGGCTTTAGTTACCAAGTGTATTCGTCTTTTCGTCGCCGGGTTGCCTGAGTAGATTTGACTCTCATCTACAACAAAAGTTCCATATCCTCCCAGATGCCGAAAACCAGCGAAACTGCAAATATCTGCGCCACAGTACTCATTCTAAACAGCTTACATTCATTACGGCTTTGGCAATGCAATTGCTTTGTTATCAGCGTAACTGTCAGTAGCAGATGAATTTATACAAATGCTGCGACAAGAGGAGATAACGCGATGAGCTCCACAAGCCTGAATATTGCAAGCAACAAAATGAAATATGGTTCTGCCTGCACCGCTGCGCTCGCAGGTTCGCTTCTGCTCACTCTTACGATCGGCTGCTCGACCAAGAATTACGTTCGTTCGCAGACGACTCCCGTCATTCAGCAGGCCAATGACCTCGATGCCAAGACCGCCTCGGATCATCGCAATATCCGCGACACCGACGATCGCGCGCAGAAAGGCATCGCGACCGCACAGGGTGCGGCGGATACCGCCGAACAGCATGCGCAGGCAGCCGGTCAGTCTGCCTCGACTGCAGGCCAGTCCGCTCAGGAAGCTTACAACCGTGTCGATTCACTGAGCGGCGTCATTGCCAACCTCGACAATTACAAATCCATCGCTGACGTCAGCGTGACCTTCGCTTTCGACAAGTCCGTTCTCACGGCCTCTGACAAAAAGACACTCGACGACTTCGCTGCCAGCCTTACCGATAAGCGCAGCTACATCCTTGCCGTTACTGGTGGAACCGACTCGACCGGCGACGCGAATTACAACTACGGCCTCAGCCAGCGCCGCGCCGACGCTGTCGTCAACTATCTGTCCAGCAAGTACAACATCGCTCCGCATAAGTTCTACCTGATCGGCATTGGCAAAGATCAGGAAGTCGCCAGCAACAATACCTCAGCTGGACGCGCAAAGAATCGCCGCGTCGAGGTGAAGCTCATGACCAACATGGAGCAGCCCAGCTCCCCCAACACAGCAATGAACTCCGCTCACTAAGCTTCAACCATTACAGCTCTCCCTAAAACGAAAAGCGCCGGACCGCCGTAATCGGTTCGGCGCTTTTTCGTGCTTCGCTCCTCTCCCCTACAATGGCAGCAAGCTATGAACTCAACACAGCGTCCCTCCATCCAGGCCGTCCTCTTTGACTTCGGTCAGGTCCTCTCCCTCTCTCCCGACCCTGTCGCCTGGCAGCATATGCTCCAGATCAGCGGCCTCGACAATCAGGCCTTCGCTCAGGGCTACTGGGCCTTTCGTCATGCCTATGATCGTGGCGAGCTCACCGGCATCGACTACTGGCACAAAGTCGCTGCCAATGCAGGCATCTCTTTCTCCGCAAATCAGGTCGCCGAGCTTATCGAAGCCGACATCCAACTCTGGAGCCGGATTAACGCTCCCATGCTCGACTGGGCGCAACGACTTCAGACCGCAGGCATGCGCACCGGCATCCTCTCCAACATCGGCGACGAAATGACCGATGGCCTGCTGCGTAAACTCGATTGGCTCGCCGCCTTCGACCATCACGTTTGGTCCTACAGGCTCCTGCTTGCCAAACCCGAAGCCGAGATCTACGCCGCAGCAGCCAGGGGACTCAACACGCCTCCCGAACACATCCTCTTCATCGACGACAAGGCAGAAAACATCGCCGCGGCCCGCGACTTCGGCATGCAAGCCATCCAGTACTCCGATCATCCCGCCTTCCTCCGCGAGATGGAGAACCGCAACCTCGGCTACCTTCTTAACCTCTCTGCATCCTCTGTGTCATAGCTTCACCGCAGAGCATTTCCCAAAATGGAATAGCAGAAACCTTCGTACCGAAAATAACGGCTCAAAAAACTAAACTCATCTGTATCCATGGATATTGAGGACAGGCTGCACTCAGCGCATCGCCGCAGCCATATCACCATGAAGCGATTCTCTGGGCTCCTGCTCTCTTCTCTCTGCCTTCTTGCGTTCTGCACGCCCTTGGTCATCGCGCAGAACACACAACAGCAGCTTGCCTTCGCCGGCCTTCGAGCCACCGCCGGCAAGGGACAGTTCAACGCCATTCAAATCGACAGCGCCGGAAACCTCTATCTTCTCTACGACCAGAAGGATGGCGTTCGCATCCTCAAAACCGACCCCGGAGCCACGCAGATCTATGCTCAGGCCCAGCTCGGGACCACCGGAGACACAGGTATCGCTCTCGCGCTCGATCCCTCCGGCAATGTCTACGTCGCCGGAACCACAACCTCAGGCGCCATCGCCGGAACCCCCGGTGCAGTCTTTCCTGCGCGTGCCGATTCGTCGACCAACTCCTTCATCGCCAAATTCGACTCCACCCTCACCCCGCTCTTCGTCACCTATGCTGGCAGCGGACGCACCGCGGTCACCGGCATAGCCGCCACCGCCGACGCCGTCTTCATCACAGGAAGCATCTTTACTAACACGCTTCCCGTCACCGCCTCCGCCATCATCCAGACTCCGGCATCCGGCAGCTTTGGCAACGGCTTCGTCGAACGTTTCAACACCAGCGGCACAGCCCTTGTCTACTCCACCTACCTCAGCGGCTTCGGTGGAGACACAACCCCAGCAGCTATAGCCGTCGACACGCAGGACAACGCCTACATCGCCGGATACACCACCTCCGCGGGCTACCCCACCGTCGCCGCCGTCGTCCCCGCCATCATCGGCACCTCCTCCGGCTTCCTCACCAGGCTCACACCCAATGGAGACGGACTCGCCTTCTCCACCTTCATCCCCGGCAGCGGTATTACCTCTCTTGCATTCGATACCGCAACCCAGAACCTCATCTTCTCCGGAACCATCGCCCTCGGTCAGTTCCCTGTTGCAACCGTCAACACGCCGCTCGTCGCAGCTGACTACCAGGTAGCGGTTCGTATGCCGCTGGACGGCAGCCGCGTGCTCAGCTCAACTCTCCTCGCACCCGGTAAGCAGTCTGTCATTGCACCTGCTCCCAACGCCGCAGCCTGGGCTACAGTTCCGCTCATCTCCCCACTGCTTCCCTTACCGGCTATCTCCGACATTGGAGGCACTGCCGGACTCCGTATCAACTCACAGAGCAACATCGATCAGACACTCCGCATAGGCGGCGCGGGTCCTTCGTTCTCAGCCAATGTGCCTGTCAATATCTCATCCATTGCGGTTGATTCCACCGGACAACCCCTCTTCGCTGGGAACGCCGCTCCAAGCGCAAGCGCAAGCCAGCTAGCGACCAAAACCTTCGATCTGCCGCTGTTCAACAGCCCAACTCCTGCGCTCCCATCGACATTGCGCGATGCGATGCTCCCCATCGGCGCCAACTGCGGAAGCCTCTGCACCGGCTCCGGCGCCTACCTCGCGAAGTTCAACCTCACTGCCGGAGCTGCGCTTGCACTTTCCACCGACTCCGCGCCTAACATCACGCTGCGCAATCTCGGCTCGCAAACCGCAACCAATCTCCAGATCGCAGCAACCGGCTTCACCGTCGCCCACAACTGCCCCCCACAGTTCGGCGCTGGAGCAGAATGCAATCTTCTTCTCACCGGTTCGGGCCCCGGCACTCTGACCGTGCAAGCCGCCAACACCTCAACGCAGACCGCCAATATTCCTGCGATTACCAAGACACCGGCTGCTTTCGTCTTCACACCCAGCGAGGTCGACTTTGGCATCATCACCGCCGTCGATCCGCCAAGCACCCGCACCATCACCATTACGAACCTCAATGCGACAGCGCAGAGCTTCCCCGCACTTCTCCTCGTGCCCGATCCCAACAACGCAAACCCAATCGTCGTTTCGACGGACTGCCCCAACACAAATCTCCCTCTCTCCATGCAGCCCGGAGCAAGCTGCCACCTCATCTTCAAGGCATCGGTACCGGCAAGCGCTACAGAAGGAGTCCCTTTTACCTTTGGCTATACAAGCAACTCAGCTGCATTCATTTTCACCACCTATACCCAGCTCACAGCTCTCAGCCTCTCCGCCAGCCACATCGACTTCGGCACACAGTTCTCGACACCTGGAAGCCTGCGCCTGCCGCGTTATCTTTACATCTCTAACAACTCCACCTCCGCGATCCAGCACACGCCCGTCGCACTGCCATCCGCATCCGTCTTCACCGTCGCCGACCGCTGCCCTACCGTGCTCGAGCCACACTCCATCTGCCAGCTTCAGATCGACTATCTCTCACCGCAGACATCCTCCGACTCCGTCACGCTCTCACTCGACCAGGGCATGAGCGTCCTCGTCACCGGCCAGACCATCCCGCAACCCGGCGCTGGGGGCTCAACCGTCAACCCCAGCCTCTCCGTCACGCCCTCTTCCATCACCTTCCCCAATGCGATCGTCGTCACCTCCACATCGGCTGGCATGCAGACCGCCACCATTGCGAACACCGGCGCGCAACCATTTCCTCTCACCCTCTCGCTTACCGGCGACTTCACGCAATCCACCAACTGTCCCGCAGTACTCGCTGGAGGCACCAGCTGTTCCTCCGTCATCTCCTTCGCGCCTTCGCAGCCCGGCATCCGCCAGGGCCTGCTCTCCGTTTCCACAGGAGCGGGAACGACACCCACCTACGTCAACCTCACCGGCACAGGCACGTCCATCCTCGCCTCCAACAATGGCACCATCGATCTCGGCAGCACACCCATCGGCCAACCGGTTGTGCAGTGGTACAAGATCACGCAGCCATTCACCCAGCTCACCGCAACCATTAATGGCAGCTTCGGCGTCGTCCTTGTTGAAGACATCGGCTATGGACACGGCCAGCCACCGTCCTCCGCATTCACTCCATCGGCTATCGGCTCTTGCTACAACTGCTGGCTCGGCATCCAGTTCCTTCCCGCCACAGCAGGACCTCAAGCCGTCTCGCTCTCCCTCGCATCAAGCGCCAGCGGAAATCCATATACGCTCTCCGTCACCGGCAATGGCCTCCCTCTCACCGGCCTACTTCTCTCTCCCGCACAACAGGACTTCGGCCCCGTCGCCGTCCATAGCTCCAGCGCACCGATCCTGTTTACCCTCACCAACCTCACACCCACCACAGCCAATCTCTCCACTCCCATCGTCACCGGTGATTTCGCTCTCTCAAGCGCACCCACAGGCGGAGCCGCCTGCAACGGCCCACTCTCCCCTGCGGCCTCCTGCTTCGTGCAGATCGTCTATGCTCCCACCGCCACCGGTCTCGGAACCGGAAGCCTGACCATCTCCTCCGGCACGGCAACCGCCTCAGCCACACTCACCGGCTACGGCTCTCCCGATCCCGGTCTTTCGCTCAATCCTGAAGCACTCATCTTCCGCAATGTGCCCGGAACCACCGCCATGCGGCAGAGCATTACGCTTACCAACACGGGCATCTACAACCTCACCATCGCAACGCCGACATCAAGCTCCATCAGCTTCCAACCCACAACCACCTGCAACACGCTTACTCCCGGAGCCACCTGCACCATCACCGTCACCTTCACTCCTACCAACGCCACCGTAGCAGGAACGCTCTCCATCCCCGTCACCAGCTCAGCCCCCGGCAGCCCGCAGACCACCTATTCCGTTGCGCTCACCGGCGCTTATACCTCCGAAGACATCGGCCTGCAGATTCTTCCCTCGCAAGCCAGCTATGGCCCGGCTGCAACCTCCACGCTGGGACTCACGCGTCAGTTCACCATCAACAATCTGACCGCAAAATCGCTGACCCTCTCCCTCGCTCTCCCGCGACAGTGGGCTCTCACACAGCCGCCATGCGCCGCGCTTGCTCCCAACGGCTCGTGCGCCTTCGCTGTCACCTTCGTGCCACTCACCAACGGAGCCATCACCGGCACGCTTTTCGCCCAGGCCACACCCACCGACGGCAGCGCCACGCTCAACGGTCTCGGCTATGTCGAAGGCTTCGGCTCAGGCTCCGGTTCGATCACAATCACCGGCTCTCTTCTCCCTGGCAACCTCGTCGACTTCGGCCAGGTCCCCTCAGGCCAGACCGCGACACGCACACTGACGCTTACAAACTCCGGCAACAAACCCGTCACCGTCCGCCGTATCACCAGCGAATGGCCCTTCCTCGCCACAACCACATGCGGCACCACGCTGGCAGCCGCCCAAAGCTGCTCTGTCACCCTCACCTACAGTCCGCTCAACCAAACCGCTACCGGCTCTTCCCCCGCACCATTCAACACCGACACCGGCACGCTCGTCGTTGAAAGCGACGCTCTCTCCAGCCCCGACTTCATCGACCTCACCGGCACCGTCACACCTCTCACCGTCGCCACCCCTTCGAACATCGCTCCGCTGATCACCTACACCACCTCGCAGAGTTCCCTCACCTTCAACGCAACCTCCGGTGGCAACGCATCCGCCCCGCAGACCATCTCCATCGCCAATACCGGCACAGCCCCCATCCACATCACCAGCCTCAACACGACACCCGACTTCACCGTCACCGGTGCCTGCCCCGTCATCGTCGCCGGAGCAAGTTGCCCTGTCACCGTCACCTTCACACCGCAGGCATCTTCCTCACAATCCATCTCAACCGTCATCAGTGCGCTCGAAATCACCTCCGACGCAGGCACGCCACTCAACTTCGTCAGCCTCCTCGGCACAGCAACTCCCCCGACACTCGTCCTTTCGCCCACCGCGCTCGACTTCGGCTCCGTACTCGTTGGCAGCTCCGCTACACTTTCTATTCAAGTCACCAACGGAAGCCCCACTCCGGCCACCTTCACTGGCATCTCAACCACAGGCGATTACGCCGTCACTGGCAACTGCCCCGCAGCCGGAGCACAACTCGCATCCGGAGCCTCCTGCACGCTCCAGATCGCCTTCACGCCAACAGTTGCAGGCACACGCAACGGCACGCTCTCTATCATCACCTCGCTCACCGCGCTTCCACTCACCGTGAATCTCACCGGCAGCGGAGCGCAATCGCACCTGCAGATCACACCCGCCAGCCTGACCTTCGCCAGCACCGTTGTCGGAACCTCCTCCAAACTTACGCTCTCGCTCTCGAACACCGGTACCGCCCCGGTCAGCAATCTCGCTCTCTCCATCACCGGCGATTACGCCATCACCTCTCCCTGCTCCACCACCACCCTCGCCGCCGGAGCAAGCTGTGCCATCGCCATCACCTTCACGCCAACTGCCACAGGCGCACGCAACGGAGCACTCTCCATCGCCAGCTCCGATCCCAACTCACCACTCACCGTCCCACTGACTGGCATCGGAACTCCAACCGCAGCCATAGCGCTCACCGTCGATGGAGGCACCTCCTCTTCCGTCACGCTCACCAGCGGACGCCCGGCAAACTACAACCTCTCTCTCACTCCACTTAACGGCTACACCGGCACCGTCATCCTCAACTGCACTCCCGTCAATCCAGGACAATACGCTGCCTGCTCGCTGCTCCCTTCCAGCATCACCCTCAACAACTCCGCTTCGCAGAGCTCCGTCGCCACCATCACGACTGTCACTGAGCTATCTGCCAGCGCCGTCATTCGCCACACAGACAAATCCCTCGCGCTCTGTCTCCTGCCCTTCGCACTTCTTTTTCTGCGAAGAACGCGCACCACCCTCCTCGCAGCGCTGTTCACAGCCTCAGCGCTCTTCATCACCGGCTGCGGCAGCGGAGGCAGCCTCACTCCTCCCACCGATCCCAACCTGCGCTACACCCCACCGGGAACCTATCAGTATCAAGTCACCGCAACCAGCGCAGCAGGAACGTCTCTCTCGCAGACCGTCACCCTCAACCTGACAGTCACCGCGCGCCAATAAACAACAAAGGCGACAGCCTCCCGCCGTCGCCTTCGCTAATAAAATTTTCTTCGTTTACCGCTTCGCCGCAGTTGAAACCGTCACCGGAACCTGCTCTACAATCTCAATCCCGAATCCCTGCAACGCAGGCACATGCGTCGGCCTGTTCGTCAGCAGACGGATCTTGTGAATGCCAAGGTCCGACAGGATCTGACCTCCCAGGCCTACCTGACGCAACGTCCTCTGCGTCCGCTCCTCGTTGTGCTCCTTCGCCCTCTGCTCGCGATGCAGGGTTACGCGATGCGGAGTCACGCTCCGATCGATCCCGAACCCCGCGCTGCCATTATGCAGATATACCAGCGCGCCGCGCCCGGCCTCCGCAATCATTCTCAACGAACCAGCCACAACCTCTTTGCAATCGCACAGCGTCGTCCCAAAGACATCGCCCGCCAGACAGTGCGTATGCACGCGCACCGTCACCGGCTCATCGCCCGTCACGTCGCCATACACCAGTGCCACATGCGACTCTCCGCCATCGACTTCGCTCTCGTACGCAATCATCCTGAACTCGCCGTGCTCCGTCGGCATCACCGACTCCGCAACCCGATGGATGTATCGTTCGTTCTGCAGCCGGTAGCGGATCAGGTCGGCAACCGTCACCATCTTCAGCCCATGCTCTTCGCAGAACTTCACCAGGTCCGGCACCCGCGCCATCGTGCCGTCGTCGTTCATAATCTCGCAGATCACACCCGCCGGAACCAATCCAGCCATCCTCGCCAGGTCCACCGAAGCTTCCGTCTGCCCCGCCCTTACCAGCACGCCACCCTTGCGCGCC is a genomic window containing:
- a CDS encoding OmpA family protein yields the protein MSSTSLNIASNKMKYGSACTAALAGSLLLTLTIGCSTKNYVRSQTTPVIQQANDLDAKTASDHRNIRDTDDRAQKGIATAQGAADTAEQHAQAAGQSASTAGQSAQEAYNRVDSLSGVIANLDNYKSIADVSVTFAFDKSVLTASDKKTLDDFAASLTDKRSYILAVTGGTDSTGDANYNYGLSQRRADAVVNYLSSKYNIAPHKFYLIGIGKDQEVASNNTSAGRAKNRRVEVKLMTNMEQPSSPNTAMNSAH
- a CDS encoding HAD family hydrolase codes for the protein MNSTQRPSIQAVLFDFGQVLSLSPDPVAWQHMLQISGLDNQAFAQGYWAFRHAYDRGELTGIDYWHKVAANAGISFSANQVAELIEADIQLWSRINAPMLDWAQRLQTAGMRTGILSNIGDEMTDGLLRKLDWLAAFDHHVWSYRLLLAKPEAEIYAAAARGLNTPPEHILFIDDKAENIAAARDFGMQAIQYSDHPAFLREMENRNLGYLLNLSASSVS
- a CDS encoding choice-of-anchor D domain-containing protein, which encodes MKRFSGLLLSSLCLLAFCTPLVIAQNTQQQLAFAGLRATAGKGQFNAIQIDSAGNLYLLYDQKDGVRILKTDPGATQIYAQAQLGTTGDTGIALALDPSGNVYVAGTTTSGAIAGTPGAVFPARADSSTNSFIAKFDSTLTPLFVTYAGSGRTAVTGIAATADAVFITGSIFTNTLPVTASAIIQTPASGSFGNGFVERFNTSGTALVYSTYLSGFGGDTTPAAIAVDTQDNAYIAGYTTSAGYPTVAAVVPAIIGTSSGFLTRLTPNGDGLAFSTFIPGSGITSLAFDTATQNLIFSGTIALGQFPVATVNTPLVAADYQVAVRMPLDGSRVLSSTLLAPGKQSVIAPAPNAAAWATVPLISPLLPLPAISDIGGTAGLRINSQSNIDQTLRIGGAGPSFSANVPVNISSIAVDSTGQPLFAGNAAPSASASQLATKTFDLPLFNSPTPALPSTLRDAMLPIGANCGSLCTGSGAYLAKFNLTAGAALALSTDSAPNITLRNLGSQTATNLQIAATGFTVAHNCPPQFGAGAECNLLLTGSGPGTLTVQAANTSTQTANIPAITKTPAAFVFTPSEVDFGIITAVDPPSTRTITITNLNATAQSFPALLLVPDPNNANPIVVSTDCPNTNLPLSMQPGASCHLIFKASVPASATEGVPFTFGYTSNSAAFIFTTYTQLTALSLSASHIDFGTQFSTPGSLRLPRYLYISNNSTSAIQHTPVALPSASVFTVADRCPTVLEPHSICQLQIDYLSPQTSSDSVTLSLDQGMSVLVTGQTIPQPGAGGSTVNPSLSVTPSSITFPNAIVVTSTSAGMQTATIANTGAQPFPLTLSLTGDFTQSTNCPAVLAGGTSCSSVISFAPSQPGIRQGLLSVSTGAGTTPTYVNLTGTGTSILASNNGTIDLGSTPIGQPVVQWYKITQPFTQLTATINGSFGVVLVEDIGYGHGQPPSSAFTPSAIGSCYNCWLGIQFLPATAGPQAVSLSLASSASGNPYTLSVTGNGLPLTGLLLSPAQQDFGPVAVHSSSAPILFTLTNLTPTTANLSTPIVTGDFALSSAPTGGAACNGPLSPAASCFVQIVYAPTATGLGTGSLTISSGTATASATLTGYGSPDPGLSLNPEALIFRNVPGTTAMRQSITLTNTGIYNLTIATPTSSSISFQPTTTCNTLTPGATCTITVTFTPTNATVAGTLSIPVTSSAPGSPQTTYSVALTGAYTSEDIGLQILPSQASYGPAATSTLGLTRQFTINNLTAKSLTLSLALPRQWALTQPPCAALAPNGSCAFAVTFVPLTNGAITGTLFAQATPTDGSATLNGLGYVEGFGSGSGSITITGSLLPGNLVDFGQVPSGQTATRTLTLTNSGNKPVTVRRITSEWPFLATTTCGTTLAAAQSCSVTLTYSPLNQTATGSSPAPFNTDTGTLVVESDALSSPDFIDLTGTVTPLTVATPSNIAPLITYTTSQSSLTFNATSGGNASAPQTISIANTGTAPIHITSLNTTPDFTVTGACPVIVAGASCPVTVTFTPQASSSQSISTVISALEITSDAGTPLNFVSLLGTATPPTLVLSPTALDFGSVLVGSSATLSIQVTNGSPTPATFTGISTTGDYAVTGNCPAAGAQLASGASCTLQIAFTPTVAGTRNGTLSIITSLTALPLTVNLTGSGAQSHLQITPASLTFASTVVGTSSKLTLSLSNTGTAPVSNLALSITGDYAITSPCSTTTLAAGASCAIAITFTPTATGARNGALSIASSDPNSPLTVPLTGIGTPTAAIALTVDGGTSSSVTLTSGRPANYNLSLTPLNGYTGTVILNCTPVNPGQYAACSLLPSSITLNNSASQSSVATITTVTELSASAVIRHTDKSLALCLLPFALLFLRRTRTTLLAALFTASALFITGCGSGGSLTPPTDPNLRYTPPGTYQYQVTATSAAGTSLSQTVTLNLTVTARQ
- the ribB gene encoding 3,4-dihydroxy-2-butanone-4-phosphate synthase; the encoded protein is MFADVAEAVAEIKAGRMVVVVDDEDRENEGDLTLAAEFVTPEAINFMAKYGRGLICLTLTEERADYLRLGPMTQENTSRFGTAFTESIEAREGVTTGISAADRSHTIRVAIDSKSTAHDLARPGHVFPLRARKGGVLVRAGQTEASVDLARMAGLVPAGVICEIMNDDGTMARVPDLVKFCEEHGLKMVTVADLIRYRLQNERYIHRVAESVMPTEHGEFRMIAYESEVDGGESHVALVYGDVTGDEPVTVRVHTHCLAGDVFGTTLCDCKEVVAGSLRMIAEAGRGALVYLHNGSAGFGIDRSVTPHRVTLHREQRAKEHNEERTQRTLRQVGLGGQILSDLGIHKIRLLTNRPTHVPALQGFGIEIVEQVPVTVSTAAKR